From a region of the Mycolicibacterium sp. MU0050 genome:
- a CDS encoding cytochrome P450: MSIDDVTTDDRKKNRYHFDRHTPEYRLQFQAITEEMHAKCPMAWTDTHGGHWVAADSAHVFELARCPAVSNHHDISGETPFQGITIPKASRATVVRGGILEMDEPEHSQYRGALNPYLSPAAIKRWEPFVHEITRAALDEHIESGQIDFVEHLANVVPAVLTLAMMGIDLKKWNVYSEPTHASVYTPEHAPEREKINEQHREMGIDLINNMMEIRENPRPGLVNALLQLRIDGEPAPDMEILGNLGLVIGGGFDTTTALTAHALEWLGENPSERTRLSAERATLLNPATEEFLRFFTPAPGDGRTFSEDVEVLGQQFKQYERLWLSWAMANRDPAVFEKPNELIMERKGNRHFSFGIGVHRCVGSNVARTVFKSMLTAVLDRMPDYVCDPEGTVHYDTIGVIQGMRNLPATFTPSKPLGPGLDETLENLQRICNEQELARPITERKEAAVIDWP; the protein is encoded by the coding sequence GTGAGCATCGACGATGTCACGACCGATGACCGCAAGAAGAACCGGTATCACTTCGACCGGCACACCCCCGAGTATCGGCTGCAGTTCCAGGCGATCACCGAGGAGATGCACGCCAAGTGCCCGATGGCGTGGACCGACACCCACGGCGGGCACTGGGTGGCCGCGGACAGCGCGCACGTGTTCGAACTGGCCCGCTGCCCGGCGGTGTCCAACCATCACGACATCTCCGGGGAGACCCCGTTTCAGGGCATCACCATCCCCAAGGCCAGCCGCGCCACGGTGGTCCGGGGCGGCATCCTGGAGATGGACGAGCCCGAGCACAGCCAGTACCGCGGGGCACTGAATCCGTACCTGTCGCCGGCCGCCATCAAGCGCTGGGAACCGTTCGTCCACGAGATCACCCGTGCCGCACTCGACGAGCACATCGAGTCCGGCCAGATCGACTTCGTCGAGCACCTCGCCAACGTCGTGCCCGCGGTCCTCACCCTGGCCATGATGGGCATCGACCTGAAGAAGTGGAACGTCTACAGCGAGCCCACCCACGCCTCGGTCTACACCCCCGAGCACGCGCCCGAACGCGAGAAGATCAACGAGCAGCACCGCGAGATGGGCATCGACCTCATCAACAACATGATGGAGATCCGGGAAAACCCCCGGCCCGGGTTGGTGAATGCCCTGCTGCAGTTGCGCATCGACGGCGAACCCGCGCCCGACATGGAGATCCTGGGCAACCTGGGCCTGGTCATCGGCGGTGGCTTCGACACCACCACGGCGCTGACCGCGCATGCCCTGGAATGGCTCGGCGAGAACCCGTCGGAGCGGACGCGCCTCAGTGCGGAGCGCGCCACCCTGCTGAACCCGGCGACCGAGGAGTTCCTGCGGTTCTTCACGCCGGCCCCCGGCGACGGACGCACCTTCTCCGAGGACGTCGAGGTGCTGGGTCAGCAGTTCAAGCAGTACGAGCGGCTGTGGCTGTCGTGGGCGATGGCCAACCGCGACCCGGCCGTGTTCGAAAAGCCCAACGAGCTGATCATGGAGCGAAAGGGCAACCGCCACTTCAGCTTCGGGATCGGCGTGCACCGCTGCGTGGGCTCCAACGTGGCCCGCACCGTGTTCAAGTCGATGCTCACCGCGGTGCTGGATCGGATGCCGGACTACGTCTGCGATCCCGAGGGCACCGTGCACTACGACACCATCGGCGTGATCCAGGGCATGCGTAACCTGCCGGCCACCTTCACCCCGAGCAAGCCGCTGGGGCCGGGCCTGGACGAGACGCTGGAGAACCTGCAGCGCATCTGCAACGAGCAGGAGTTGGCGCGCCCGATCACCGAGCGTAAAGAAGCCGCCGTAATCGACTGGCCCTGA
- a CDS encoding amidohydrolase family protein, with protein MIELKDGENTVKTPVIDASVHIFCSSNKDLRQNFMHEPFRSRGFPDYEMDWYGAPGGEYAKGTTGPDRQYPGSDVDVAAKHLFTDRGVDIAVLHPMTRGVMPDRHLGTAIAAAHNEMMVSRWLEHDTHGERFRGTIRVNPDDITGALREIDKYKDHPRVVQIGIPLQSRELYGKPQFWPLWEAAQDAGLPVATHIEVGSGIGFAPTPSGRTRTYEQYHGFMSLNYLYHLMNMIAEGVFEKYDGLKFVFGDGAGDSLTPFIWRMDCFGRPHLEQTPWAPKMPSDYLPGHVFFVQGPFDGPGDVDYAGEWFSFTNKDDMTMFGSSYPHWNMNDVEVPRAYSAEQREKYCWRNAAELYGIDVAAATGLVTQ; from the coding sequence ATGATCGAACTCAAGGACGGCGAAAACACGGTGAAAACGCCCGTGATCGACGCCAGCGTCCATATCTTCTGCAGCTCCAACAAGGACCTCCGGCAGAACTTCATGCACGAACCCTTCCGTAGCCGCGGGTTCCCCGACTACGAGATGGACTGGTACGGCGCCCCCGGCGGCGAGTACGCCAAGGGCACCACGGGACCCGACCGGCAGTACCCCGGCTCGGATGTCGACGTGGCGGCCAAGCATCTGTTCACCGATCGCGGTGTCGACATCGCGGTGCTGCATCCGATGACCCGCGGCGTGATGCCGGACCGACACCTGGGTACTGCGATTGCCGCCGCGCACAACGAGATGATGGTGTCGCGGTGGCTCGAGCACGACACTCACGGCGAGCGGTTCCGCGGCACCATCCGCGTCAACCCCGACGACATCACCGGGGCCCTGCGCGAGATCGACAAGTACAAGGACCATCCGCGCGTGGTGCAGATCGGCATTCCGCTGCAGTCCCGCGAACTCTATGGCAAACCGCAGTTCTGGCCGCTGTGGGAGGCCGCGCAGGACGCCGGGCTACCGGTGGCCACCCACATCGAGGTCGGCTCCGGCATCGGGTTTGCACCCACCCCGTCGGGTCGCACCCGGACCTATGAGCAGTACCACGGGTTCATGTCGCTGAACTACCTGTACCACCTGATGAACATGATCGCCGAGGGCGTCTTCGAGAAGTACGACGGCCTCAAGTTCGTCTTCGGGGACGGCGCCGGCGACTCGCTGACCCCGTTCATCTGGCGGATGGACTGCTTCGGTCGGCCGCACCTCGAGCAGACCCCGTGGGCTCCGAAGATGCCGAGCGACTACCTGCCCGGGCACGTCTTCTTCGTCCAGGGCCCGTTCGACGGCCCCGGCGACGTCGACTACGCCGGGGAGTGGTTCAGCTTCACCAATAAGGACGACATGACCATGTTCGGCTCCAGCTACCCGCACTGGAACATGAACGACGTGGAGGTCCCCCGCGCCTACAGCGCCGAGCAGCGCGAAAAGTACTGCTGGCGCAACGCCGCCGAGCTCTACGGCATCGACGTCGCAGCCGCCACCGGCCTGGTCACCCAGTAA
- a CDS encoding amidohydrolase family protein, with translation MTTTDPNPTGGPAQAVTTTTDRVTPVERTPIRCVDSDVHPVPKRGELFPHIPEPWRTKYFSTHKFGELIYYDAPDYAHAFAMRVDAFPDDGEFACSDPDLAFRQLIMEAGSDIAILEPGAYPCRLPEADHAMSQALNSWQDAHWLDSHNNWHQRWRGSICVSIEAPQLAAAEIEKWADHPYMAQILIKAERRPAWGDPMYDPVWAAATKHDITVSCHLSRSHHEELPMPPVGYPSYNHDLMVTYSLLAHNQIMSLIFDGVFDRFPTLRFVFVEHAFTWILPLMWRMDAIYEARKSWLDIKRKPSEYVKDHIKFTTQPLDYPEDKTELSRAFEWMECEKILLYSSDYPHWTFDDPRWLVKHLPEHAREAIMFRNGIETYKLPDTVPAIEGQTRVF, from the coding sequence ATGACCACCACCGATCCGAATCCCACCGGCGGCCCGGCCCAAGCCGTCACCACGACCACCGACCGGGTCACCCCCGTCGAGCGCACACCCATCCGGTGCGTCGATTCCGACGTCCACCCGGTGCCCAAGCGCGGCGAGCTGTTCCCGCACATTCCCGAGCCATGGCGCACCAAGTACTTCTCGACACACAAGTTCGGCGAGCTGATCTACTACGACGCCCCCGACTACGCGCACGCCTTCGCCATGCGGGTCGACGCCTTCCCCGACGACGGCGAATTCGCCTGCAGCGACCCCGATCTGGCCTTCCGGCAACTGATCATGGAGGCCGGCTCCGACATCGCGATCCTGGAACCCGGCGCCTACCCGTGCCGGCTTCCCGAGGCCGACCACGCCATGAGCCAGGCGCTCAACTCCTGGCAGGACGCGCACTGGCTGGACTCACACAACAACTGGCACCAACGCTGGCGCGGGTCGATCTGCGTGTCCATCGAGGCACCCCAACTCGCCGCCGCCGAGATCGAGAAATGGGCCGACCACCCCTACATGGCGCAGATCCTGATCAAGGCCGAACGCCGCCCGGCCTGGGGCGACCCGATGTACGACCCGGTGTGGGCCGCCGCCACCAAACACGACATCACCGTGTCCTGCCACCTGTCGCGCAGCCACCACGAGGAACTGCCGATGCCGCCGGTCGGCTATCCCAGCTACAACCACGACCTGATGGTCACCTACTCGCTGCTGGCCCACAACCAGATCATGAGCCTGATCTTCGACGGCGTCTTCGACCGCTTCCCCACCCTGCGCTTCGTGTTCGTCGAGCACGCCTTCACCTGGATCCTGCCGCTGATGTGGCGCATGGACGCCATCTACGAGGCCCGCAAATCCTGGCTCGACATCAAGCGCAAGCCCAGTGAATACGTCAAGGACCACATCAAGTTCACCACCCAGCCGTTGGACTACCCGGAAGACAAGACCGAACTGAGCCGGGCATTCGAGTGGATGGAGTGCGAGAAGATCCTGCTGTACTCCAGCGACTACCCGCACTGGACCTTCGACGACCCGCGCTGGCTGGTCAAGCACCTACCCGAGCACGCCCGCGAGGCCATCATGTTCCGCAACGGCATCGAAACCTACAAGCTGCCCGACACCGTCCCGGCCATCGAGGGCCAGACCCGGGTGTTCTGA
- a CDS encoding acyl-CoA dehydrogenase family protein, whose protein sequence is MQLDFDADVEQFRAEFIAFLDEYLPPESETAERSQTCSHIPEWARRWQRLQFEHGWLLPGNPPEFGGRNATVVQQYVHREELSKRRIYHSFNPQGVGIVAASILTFGTDEQKQKWAVPILRAEMTASVGMSEPGAGSDLASLRTKAVVDGDHFVVNGQKVWTSGAHDADVLFTFVRTDPDAPKHKGLSVLMIPTDSPGLVRRPFPTVCHHDDLDFNEVFFTDVRVPRENLVGPLNGGWRVANGALGHERTMMWMQYADRLHNLVEDFRPTDALGRDRYATLVMDYQALRLLGSAAIAKAARGEEDMTTISVLKVLGSEAERDATEAALDGAGVDGLRHPANTSSYQPYDLDYLSASWIERYFRSFAGTIAGGTSEIQRNIIARGLGLPM, encoded by the coding sequence GTGCAACTGGATTTTGATGCCGACGTCGAGCAGTTCCGTGCCGAGTTCATCGCGTTCCTCGATGAGTACCTGCCCCCGGAGAGCGAGACCGCCGAACGGTCCCAGACCTGCTCGCACATCCCGGAGTGGGCCCGGCGCTGGCAGCGCCTCCAGTTCGAGCACGGCTGGCTGCTGCCGGGCAATCCGCCCGAATTCGGCGGCCGCAACGCGACGGTGGTGCAGCAGTACGTGCACCGCGAGGAGTTGTCGAAGCGGCGCATCTACCACAGCTTCAATCCGCAGGGCGTGGGCATCGTCGCGGCGTCGATCCTGACGTTCGGGACCGACGAGCAGAAGCAGAAGTGGGCCGTGCCGATCCTGCGCGCGGAGATGACCGCCTCGGTGGGCATGAGTGAGCCGGGCGCGGGTTCGGATCTGGCGTCGCTGCGGACCAAGGCGGTCGTCGACGGTGATCACTTCGTGGTCAATGGCCAGAAGGTGTGGACCTCCGGCGCTCACGACGCCGACGTGCTGTTCACGTTCGTGCGGACCGATCCCGATGCGCCCAAGCACAAGGGGCTGTCGGTGCTCATGATCCCCACCGACAGTCCCGGCCTGGTGCGCCGGCCCTTCCCGACCGTGTGCCATCACGACGACCTCGACTTCAACGAGGTGTTCTTCACCGACGTGCGGGTGCCGCGGGAGAACCTGGTCGGTCCGCTCAACGGCGGCTGGCGGGTGGCCAACGGCGCGCTCGGCCACGAGCGGACCATGATGTGGATGCAGTACGCCGACCGCCTGCACAACCTCGTCGAGGACTTCCGCCCCACCGACGCCCTGGGCCGGGACCGGTACGCCACGCTGGTGATGGACTATCAGGCGCTGCGGTTGCTCGGGTCGGCGGCGATCGCCAAGGCCGCCCGCGGCGAAGAGGACATGACCACCATCTCGGTGCTCAAGGTGCTCGGCTCCGAGGCCGAACGGGATGCCACCGAGGCGGCCCTGGACGGTGCCGGCGTCGACGGGCTGCGGCACCCGGCCAACACGTCGTCATACCAGCCCTATGACCTGGATTACCTGTCGGCCAGTTGGATCGAGCGCTACTTCCGTAGCTTCGCCGGGACCATCGCCGGGGGTACTTCGGAGATCCAGCGCAACATCATCGCGCGCGGGCTCGGCCTTCCGATGTAG
- a CDS encoding mycofactocin-coupled SDR family oxidoreductase, whose translation MGRVEGKVAFITGAARGQGRSHAVRLAEEGADIIAVDLCEDLETIGYPMATPEDLEETKNLVEKTGQRIVTAKADVREVAQLRTALEAGLAEFGKLDVVVAQAGVAGMKGQPPMQAWTDGINTNLIGTINAIQVALPHLTEGASIIATASAAALMDAHNKPNPGGDPGGMGYMVSKRMISEYVHYLATEIAVRGMRANVIHPTNCNTDMLQSEPMYRSFRPDLEKPTRADAEPVFGVQQAMKVNYVEPEDISNAVLWLASDESRYVTGMQLRVDAGGYLKWYDYHV comes from the coding sequence GTGGGACGCGTTGAAGGCAAGGTCGCATTCATCACCGGAGCGGCGCGGGGCCAGGGCCGCAGCCACGCAGTCCGGCTGGCCGAGGAAGGCGCCGACATCATCGCGGTGGACCTCTGTGAGGACCTCGAGACCATCGGCTACCCGATGGCCACCCCGGAAGATCTCGAGGAGACCAAGAACCTCGTCGAGAAGACCGGGCAGCGGATCGTCACCGCCAAGGCAGACGTGCGCGAGGTCGCACAGCTGCGCACCGCGCTGGAGGCCGGCCTCGCCGAATTCGGCAAGCTCGACGTGGTGGTCGCGCAGGCCGGCGTGGCGGGCATGAAGGGCCAGCCGCCCATGCAGGCCTGGACCGACGGCATCAACACCAACCTGATCGGGACCATCAACGCCATCCAGGTGGCGCTGCCCCACCTCACCGAGGGCGCCTCGATCATCGCGACCGCCTCGGCGGCGGCGCTGATGGACGCGCACAACAAGCCCAACCCCGGCGGCGACCCCGGCGGCATGGGCTACATGGTGTCCAAGCGCATGATCTCCGAGTACGTGCACTACCTGGCCACCGAGATCGCGGTGCGGGGCATGCGCGCCAACGTCATCCACCCCACCAACTGCAACACCGACATGCTGCAGAGCGAGCCGATGTACCGCAGCTTCCGCCCCGACCTGGAGAAGCCCACCCGCGCCGACGCCGAGCCGGTGTTCGGTGTCCAGCAGGCCATGAAGGTCAACTACGTCGAGCCCGAGGACATCAGCAACGCGGTGCTGTGGCTGGCCTCGGACGAATCCCGCTACGTCACCGGCATGCAATTGCGCGTCGACGCCGGCGGCTACCTGAAGTGGTACGACTACCACGTTTAA
- a CDS encoding ferredoxin, translated as MKVWVDREKCQGHTLCAMIAPDSFELDDVDGHASAVNEIVPEDQQDAVREAAQSCPEQAIIIE; from the coding sequence ATGAAGGTTTGGGTAGACCGCGAGAAGTGCCAGGGCCACACCTTGTGCGCCATGATCGCGCCCGATTCATTCGAGCTCGATGACGTCGACGGCCATGCGTCGGCCGTGAACGAGATCGTCCCCGAGGATCAGCAGGACGCCGTTCGTGAGGCCGCCCAGTCCTGTCCGGAACAAGCCATCATCATCGAATGA